One genomic window of Maribacter aquivivus includes the following:
- the ruvC gene encoding crossover junction endodeoxyribonuclease RuvC, with protein sequence MANEKIILGIDPGTTIMGFGLIKVVGKKMEFIQMNELLLQKYSDPYTKLKLIFERTIELIDTYHPDEIAIEAPFFGKNVQSMLKLGRAQGVAMAAGLSRQIPITEYLPKKIKMAVTGNGNASKEQVAKMLQSVLGLKTLPKNLDSTDGLAAAVCHFYNQGRIDVVGKSYSGWDAFVKQNEKRVKK encoded by the coding sequence TTGGCGAACGAGAAAATAATATTGGGTATTGACCCAGGTACTACTATTATGGGTTTCGGACTCATAAAAGTGGTCGGTAAAAAGATGGAGTTTATTCAAATGAACGAACTACTACTTCAAAAATATAGCGATCCATATACCAAACTAAAGCTCATATTTGAGCGTACCATAGAGTTAATTGACACCTATCACCCAGATGAGATTGCAATAGAAGCACCTTTCTTTGGTAAGAACGTACAATCGATGCTCAAACTAGGTAGAGCACAAGGCGTAGCCATGGCAGCGGGGCTATCGCGTCAAATACCTATTACTGAATACTTGCCCAAAAAAATTAAAATGGCAGTTACCGGAAATGGTAATGCCAGTAAAGAACAAGTAGCGAAAATGCTACAAAGCGTATTGGGACTAAAAACACTTCCAAAAAACCTTGATAGCACCGATGGTTTGGCTGCTGCTGTATGCCATTTTTATAATCAAGGTAGAATTGATGTGGTCGGTAAAAGCTACTCTGGTTGGGATGCTTTTGTAAAACAAAATGAGAAAAGAGTTAAAAAATAG
- a CDS encoding four helix bundle protein: MQFQDLLAYKKSFALAMKIFNISKSFPKEEKYSLTDQIRRSSRSVSANIAEAYRKRSYPKHFVSKLTDSDAENSETQTWLEFAFKCDYIDQITFNDFIKDSEEVGKLLNYMINNPSKFGSN; this comes from the coding sequence ATGCAGTTTCAAGATTTATTGGCTTATAAAAAGTCTTTTGCATTAGCAATGAAGATTTTTAATATTTCAAAATCCTTTCCTAAAGAAGAGAAATATTCCTTGACTGACCAAATTAGACGTTCCTCTAGAAGTGTAAGTGCTAATATTGCAGAAGCATATCGTAAAAGAAGTTATCCTAAGCATTTTGTAAGTAAGTTGACAGATAGTGACGCGGAAAATTCAGAAACTCAAACCTGGCTAGAGTTTGCATTTAAATGTGACTATATTGACCAAATAACATTTAATGATTTTATAAAAGATAGTGAAGAAGTTGGTAAGCTGTTAAACTATATGATTAATAACCCAAGTAAATTTGGTTCAAACTAA
- the hemW gene encoding radical SAM family heme chaperone HemW, which translates to MSGIYIHIPFCKQACHYCDFHFSTTMGKKEAMVSALCRELELRKEEFSNVVVETIYFGGGTPSVLETEEIEQLIYAVREHYDIVDNPEITLEANPDDLSEEKILQLAASPINRLSIGIQSFFEEDLKLMNRAHNALEAEKSLQLASEHFDNISIDLIYGMPNMTLDRWKQNIDKALVFGIPHISSYALTVEPKTALAKFVEDGLITPTTDEETQEHFNLLNDTLLAAGFDCYEISNFGKPGYYSKNNSAYWQQKKYIGIGPSAHSFDGVRRGWNINNNPKYIKSIGQGIVPMEVEVLSATDKYNEYVMTGLRTIWGVSLSRISAEFGPKFKEYALMQADKYIEEHLLFVDGDDILKTTKKGMFLADGIAADLFMVNLK; encoded by the coding sequence ATGTCCGGTATCTACATCCACATTCCATTTTGCAAACAAGCATGTCACTATTGTGATTTTCATTTTTCTACCACTATGGGGAAGAAAGAGGCGATGGTGAGTGCATTATGCAGAGAATTGGAACTACGAAAAGAGGAGTTCTCTAATGTCGTTGTAGAGACAATCTATTTTGGTGGAGGAACGCCGTCTGTTTTAGAGACTGAGGAAATTGAGCAGTTGATATATGCGGTTCGTGAGCATTATGATATTGTAGACAATCCGGAAATTACGTTAGAGGCGAATCCTGATGATTTATCCGAAGAGAAAATACTGCAGCTGGCAGCTAGCCCTATAAACAGGTTGAGTATCGGAATTCAATCATTTTTTGAGGAAGATTTAAAGCTGATGAACAGGGCGCATAATGCCTTAGAGGCAGAAAAAAGTCTTCAACTGGCTAGTGAGCATTTTGATAACATTTCCATTGACCTTATTTACGGAATGCCCAATATGACTTTAGATCGTTGGAAACAGAATATTGATAAAGCACTCGTTTTCGGGATTCCGCATATCTCAAGTTATGCCCTTACGGTAGAGCCCAAAACCGCACTGGCGAAGTTTGTGGAGGATGGATTGATTACCCCCACCACCGATGAAGAAACCCAAGAGCATTTTAACTTATTGAACGATACTTTATTGGCAGCAGGATTTGATTGTTATGAGATTTCCAATTTTGGAAAACCTGGGTATTACTCTAAAAATAATTCCGCCTATTGGCAGCAAAAAAAGTATATAGGTATTGGTCCGTCTGCACATTCTTTTGACGGTGTACGTAGAGGGTGGAATATTAATAATAATCCAAAATACATAAAATCGATAGGACAAGGTATAGTACCTATGGAGGTTGAGGTGCTTTCTGCTACCGATAAATATAATGAATATGTAATGACAGGTTTACGTACTATTTGGGGAGTATCTTTAAGTAGAATTTCCGCCGAATTCGGACCTAAATTTAAAGAGTACGCCTTAATGCAAGCAGATAAATATATAGAAGAGCATTTACTTTTTGTTGATGGCGACGACATCCTCAAAACTACCAAAAAAGGTATGTTTTTAGCTGATGGTATTGCCGCAGATTTATTTATGGTGAATTTGAAATAA
- a CDS encoding GIY-YIG nuclease family protein, whose amino-acid sequence MITYYVYILECADNSFYTGITSNLTQRLESHQSGKYKDSYTSKRRPVNLVYYCELTDPNMAIETEKRIKKWSKVKKQALINGEYDDLPNLAKKKF is encoded by the coding sequence GTGATTACTTACTATGTTTATATATTGGAATGTGCTGACAACAGCTTTTATACTGGAATAACTTCTAACCTAACTCAAAGGTTAGAATCTCATCAATCTGGAAAGTATAAGGATAGTTACACAAGCAAAAGAAGACCTGTAAATCTTGTTTATTATTGTGAATTAACTGACCCAAATATGGCTATAGAAACAGAAAAACGGATAAAAAAATGGTCAAAAGTGAAGAAACAAGCACTTATTAATGGGGAGTATGATGATTTACCAAACCTCGCAAAAAAGAAGTTTTAG